The Anastrepha ludens isolate Willacy chromosome 2, idAnaLude1.1, whole genome shotgun sequence genome contains a region encoding:
- the LOC128854794 gene encoding uncharacterized protein LOC128854794: MESEASVQVVCNWSLIGGCELSQSVQTRITHEDIFIKPELEEIIGKQNAILLKKTPNSDPCELHIRLPSSIYKIESVTTVCTASKLELFLGPLKEYTETLYGEPADDDDNGEVFSYRYDIEVQKSGVTECSFKLLTSCDEICIFGILLQIAPNPNGITTGADINFLNVQKMLSNTGQNISPSAEKCMLVMQAANQIKGFAGTGQSSLSFFDQMKQTLADRIHSATVKEDYSNKNTENMAEESPLPELETALKTHIDHKFSELERKITAHLELVLSQQNDKLDKIMQILENRNIV, encoded by the exons ATGGAATCAGAGGCAAGTGTCCAGGTGGTTTGCAACTGGAGTCTTATAGGTGGTTGCGAACTTTCACAGAGCGTTCAAACCAGAATCACACATgaggatatttttataaa gcccgaattggaagagaTAATCGGCAAACAAAATGCAATTCTCCTGAAAAAAACCCCTAACAGTGATCCATGTGAACTGCACATACGATTGCCATCGTCAATCTATAAAATTGAATCTGTAacaacagtgtgcaccgcttcAAAACTAGAACTTTTTCTCGGACCATTAAAAGAATATACAGAAACTTTGTATGGCGAACCAGCAGATGATGATGATAACGGTGAAGTGTTCTCATATCGGTACGACATAGAAGTGCAAAAATCGGGAGTTACTGAGTGCTCATTTAAG TTACTGACTTCATGTGACGAAATCTGCATATTTGGTATCTTATTACAAATCGCACCTAATCCTAATGGCATAACGACGGGAGCCGACATTAATTTCCTTAATGTACAAAAAATGCTTAGTAACACAGGACAAAATATATCACCAAGTGCGGAAAAATGTATGCTGGTCATGCAAGCAGCCAATCAAATAAAAGGTTTTGCTGGAACTGGGCAATCATCTTTATCGTTTTTTGACCAAATGAAACAAACGCTCGCCGATAGGATTCATTCTGCTACGGTTAAAGAGGATTATTCTAATAAAAACACTGAAAATATGGCAGAAGAATCACCTCTTCCAGAACTGGAGACTGCTCTTAAGACTCATATAGACCATAAGTTTTCAGAATTAGAGCGTAAGATTACGGCACATTTGGAGTTAGTGCTATCTCAACAAAATGATAAActagataaaataatgcaaatactCGAAAATAGAAACATTGTTTAG